A window of the Oryza brachyantha chromosome 5, ObraRS2, whole genome shotgun sequence genome harbors these coding sequences:
- the LOC121054504 gene encoding uncharacterized protein LOC121054504, which produces MKPPAASPGRAEKQLPAPPGLARLLLSKSRRGGGRSRRAPATSPMFVSRSRGAGRAAAAAADGEPSSPKVTCIGQVRMRKGKKGKKKAAAAAAAKVAAPEKGRGYCRCLKKAFLCGGLFDFDRRRRPKAPSPEVVERTRRSPWVFSSRDVSVAVAPKQPDPRGEHGEEDDEMEASARVFGSLGGEEAEEIGINGGGGGGDREEEEEEEAAELVSSATTTPPKNALLLMRCRSAPQNRSSPLTSRFPVVAPSPTKDAAAAASSRASPSPRKAQKPAAEGQHVHDGRQQEMAAVQEQDEAAREQEPTDDDDDESDEEEDMRCSSARPLVLPRCKSEPATTAAAKMAAAGGAAEAATSGCFWANGGSSGRRRHAPPAAAPPVALTGH; this is translated from the coding sequence ATgaagccgccggcggcgagccctgGGCGCGCGGAGAAGcagctgccggcgccgccggggctGGCGCGGCTGCTGCTCAGCAAGAGCCGGCGGGGGGGCGgccgctcccgccgcgcgccggcgacgtcgccgATGTTCGTGTCGCGGAGCCGAGGCGccgggcgcgcggcggcggcggcggcggacggggaGCCCTCGTCGCCCAAGGTGACCTGCATTGGCCAGGTGCGGATGCGGAAGGGGAAGAaagggaagaagaaggcggcggcggcggcggcggcgaaggtggCCGCGCCGGAGAAGGGAAGGGGGTACTGCCGGTGCCTCAAGAAGGCGTTTCTCTGCGGCGGCCTGTTTGATTTCGACCGGAGGCGGCGTCCCaaggcgccgtcgccggaggtggtggagaggacccgccgctcgccgtggGTGTTTAGCAGCAGGGACGTGTCCGTTGCCGTTGCGCCGAAGCAGCCGGATCCGAGGGGAGagcacggcgaggaggacgatgaGATGGAGGCCTCCGCGCGAGTGTTCGGCTCGTTggggggagaggaggccgaggagaTTGGGatcaatggcggcggcggcggcggcgacagggaggaagaggaggaggaggaagcggcggaGCTCGTGTCGTCGGCGACCACCACCCCGCCCAAGAACGCGCTCCTCCTCATGCGCTGCCGCTCCGCGCCGCAGaaccgctcgtcgccgctcacCTCCAGGTtccccgtcgtcgcgccgtcgccgaccaaggacgccgccgcggccgcatcCTCTCGGgcatccccctctccccgcAAGGCGCAGAAGCCGGCAGCGGAAGGCCAGCACGTGCACGACGGGAGGCAACAAGAGATGGCAGCCGTGCAGGAGCAagacgaggcggcgagggAACAAGAacccaccgacgacgacgacgacgagtccgacgaggaggaagacaTGAGGTGCTCGTCGGCGCGGCCACTGGTGCTACCGAGGTGCAAGTCAGAgccagcgacgacggcggcggcgaagatggcggccgcgggcggcgcggcggaggcggcaacCTCCGGGTGCTTCTGGGCcaacggcggcagcagcggccggaggaggcacgcgccgccggcggccgctccTCCGGTGGCGTTGACCGGTCACTGA
- the LOC121054465 gene encoding L-type lectin-domain containing receptor kinase VIII.1-like has product MASPALLVLLLLLLAAGDYAAAALRFDYATLTLGSLRLLGDAHLKNGTIRLSRDLPVPNSGSGRALYATPVPLRQGFSTQFAFTVATLNTDSVGGGLAFVVARDGTTLGDAGPYIGVSAASDVAVEFDTLMDVQFGDVNGNHVGLDLGSMVSAAVADLDGAGVELTSGRTVNAWIEYSGKGLMEVFVSYSPKRPPEPVLSAPLDLGEYVKDEAFVGFSASTQGSTEMHAVEWWTFSTPSSPSKPSPRTAAPSAPPESPVSSSAPPPAGLSPMLPSPPQLPGVTTTPSPPSSTVSMPPTSSVAVASAPANSTAGGSYAGSAHPPAHAAVAGAATAGAFVAVSFAGFALWALARRAKARKRGTGALAVADRRDGLASAAALARSPREFTYKELSAATRGFDASRVIGNGAFGTVYKGIIPDTGAMVAVKRCTNASADGAQARSEFLSELSIIAGLRHRNLLRLQGWCHEKGEILLVYDYMRNGSLDRALFDASSPVLPWNHRREILAGVASALAYLHHECERRVIHRDVKSSNVMLDESYRARLGDFGLARQAEHGESPDATAAAGTMGYLAPEYLLTGRATEGTDVFSFGALVLEVACGRRPIGTEGRCNNLVEWVWSLHGEGHVLDAVDARLGGDYDEGEMRRALLVGLACSSPEPALRPGMRAVVQMLSGEADPPFVPATRPSMSFSANHHLLLSLQDSVSDYNALGLNELSDDSSSDSLSSSSLTSTLRKGGHDIGFSSTAGDAAR; this is encoded by the coding sequence ATGGCATCGCCTGCGCTTCttgtgctcctcctcctcctcctcgccgccggtgactacgcggccgccgcgctgcgcTTCGACTACGCGACGCTGACGCTGGGCAGCCTCAGGCTGCTCGGCGACGCCCACCTCAAGAACGGCACCATCCGCCTCTCGCGCGACCTGCCCGTCCCCAACTCCGGCTCCGGCCGGGCGCTCTACGCCACGCCCGTCCCGCTCCGCCAGGGCTTCTCCACCCAGTTCGCCTTCACCGTCGCCACGCTCAACACCGActccgtcggcggcgggctcGCCTTCGTCGTCGCCAGGGACGGCACCACGCTCGGCGACGCCGGCCCGTACATCGGGGTCTCCGCCGCgtccgacgtcgccgtcgagtTCGATACGCTCATGGACGTGCAGTTTGGGGATGTCAATGGGAACCATGTGGGCTTGGATCTTGGCAGCATGGtgtccgccgccgttgctgatctcgacggcgccggcgttgAGCTGACCAGCGGGAGGACGGTGAATGCGTGGATCGAGTACTCCGGGAAGGGTCTCATGGAGGTGTTCGTTTCCTACTCGCCCAAGCGCCCGCCGGAGCCGGTGCTCTCCGCGCCGCTCGATCTCGGGGAGTATGTCAAGGACGAGGCATTCGTCGGTTTCTCCGCCTCCACGCAGGGGAGCACCGAGATGCACGCCGTCGAGTGGTGGACCTTCTCCACTCCGTCCTCGCCGTCCAAACCATCGCCGCGTACGGCGGCGCCTTCCGCGCCGCCGGAATCGCCGGTTTCCTCGTCCGCTCCGCCTCCGGCGGGTCTCAGTCCGATGCTCCCATCGCCTCCGCAGCTCCCCGGAGTAacgacgacgccgtcgccgccatcgtccACGGTGTCGATGCCTCCCACCAGCTCGGTTGCTGTGGCGAGCGCTCCGGCCAATTCGACGGCGGGGGGAAGTTATGCCGGATCGGCGCACCCGCCCGCGCACGCGGCCGTGGCcggcgccgcgacggcggggGCGTTCGTGGCCGTCTCGTTCGCCGGCTTCGCGCTGTGggcgctggcgcggcgcgccAAGGCCCGGAAGCGCGGCACGGGGGCGTTGGCGGTGGCCGACAGGCGCGACGGCctcgcgtcggcggcggcgctcgcgcgGTCGCCGCGGGAGTTCACCTACAAGGAGCTGAGCGCCGCCACACGCGGCTTCGACGCGTCCCGCGTCATCGGGAACGGCGCGTTCGGAACCGTGTACAAGGGCATCATCCCGGACACCGGCGCCATGGTCGCCGTCAAGCGGTGCACCAATGCCAGCGCCGACGGAGCGCAGGCGCGGTCCGAGTTCCTCTCCGAGCTGTCCATCATCGCcggcctccgccaccgcaacctGCTCCGCCTGCAGGGGTGGTGCCACGAGAAGGGGGAGATCCTGCTCGTCTACGACTACATGCGCAACGGCAGCCTCGACAGGGCGCTGTTCgacgcgtcgtcgccggtgctCCCGTGGAACCACCGCCGCGAgatcctcgccggcgtcgcctccGCGCTGGCCTACCTCCACCACGAGTGCGAGCGGCGCGTCATCCACCGCGACGTCAAGTCCAGCAACGTGATGCTCGACGAGTCGTAccgcgcgcggctcggcgacTTCGGCCTCGCGCGGCAGGCGGAGCACGGCGAGTCGCCCGacgcgaccgccgccgccggcacgatGGGGTACCTGGCGCCGGAGTACCTCCTGACGGGGCGCGCCACCGAGGGCACCGACGTGTTCAGCTTCGGCGCGCTGGTGCTGGAGGTGGCgtgcgggcggcggccgaTCGGGACGGAAGGCCGGTGTAACAACCTGGTCGAATGGGTGTGGAGCCTCCACGGCGAGGGCCACGTGCTCGACGCCGTGGACGCGAGGCTGGGCGGCGACTACGACGAGGGGGAGATGAGGAGGGCGCTGCTGGTGGGGCTGGCCTGCTCCAGCCCGGAGCCGGCGCTCCGGCCGGGGATGCGGGCGGTGGTGCAGATGCTGAGCGGCGAGGCGGACCCGCCGTTCGTGCCGGCGACGCGGCCGTCGATGAGCTTCTCGGCGAACCACCACCTGCTGCTCAGCCTGCAGGACAGCGTGTCGGACTACAACGCCCTCGGCCTCAACGAACTCTCCGACGACTCCTCGTCGGACTCGCTCAGCTCGTCGTCGCTCACCAGCACGCTGCGCAAGGGCGGCCACGACATCGGCTTCagctccaccgccggcgacgccgcccggTGA
- the LOC102699590 gene encoding probable serine/threonine-protein kinase PBL25 isoform X1 has protein sequence MSCFSCFKTDKKMLSNRMDAMPAAVMKKVSTQHGSSLKNSGSDKLPHACSNHKQSSKAAEKTEPPKRISAPAKTQKTFTFRELATATNNFHSDCILGEGGFGRVYRGQLENGQVVAVKQMEHNGVQGNREFIIEVLVLGNMSHPNLVDLIGFCTEGDQRLLVYEYMALGSLADHLLDITPDQEPLSWHTRMKIAHGTAKGLEHLHENTTPSVIYRDLKSPNILLDNDYNPKLSDFGLAKVGPVEGGRHIETRVMGTFGYCAPEYVKTGVLTTKTDVYSFGVFLLELITGKRAVDTCRPVCEQILAYWAKPMLHNRRCHELVDPLLRGEYPDKDFCQAVAVAAMCLYEEASSRPTMSDIVVALGFLAEVPAGSEEKIKTVLQNKKDEDPSVTSSSKQDQRASDRQRAVADAIEWGFMRQKQKSSNSRKETQHEGIIAPN, from the exons ATGAGCTGCTTTTCATGCTTCAAGACTGACAAGAAGATGTTGTCCAATAGGATGGATGCAATGCCAGCCGCAGTCATGAAGAAAGTCTCGACACAACATGGATCATCCCTCAAGAACTCTG GATCTGACAAGTTGCCACATGCCTGTTCAAACCACAAGCAATCATCTAAAGCAGCAGAAAAAACTGAACCTCCCAAAAGAATTTCAGCTCCTGCGAAAACTCAGAAAACATTTACATTCCGTGAGCTAGCAACAGCCACCAATAACTTCCATTCTGATTGTATTCTGGGAGAGGGGGGCTTTGGAAGGGTCTACAGGGGGCAGCTTGAAAATGGGCAG GTTGTAGCTGTCAAGCAAATGGAGCATAATGGCGTTCAAGGTAACAGGGAGTTCATAATTGAGGTCCTGGTACTCGGGAACATGAGCCACCCAAACCTGGTAGACTTGATTGGCTTTTGCACGGAAGGAGATCAAAGATTACTGGTGTATGAGTACATGGCCCTTGGTTCACTTGCAGACCACTTGCTTG ACATCACTCCAGATCAAGAACCGCTAAGTTGGCATACCAGGATGAAGATAGCACATGGAACTGCTAAGGGGCTTGAACACCTCCATGAGAACACAACTCCGTCTGTCATCTACCGGGATCTCAAGTCCCCCAACATTCTTCTTGACAATGATTACAACCCTAAACTGTCAGACTTTGGTCTTGCAAAGGTAGGCCCTGTTGAGGGAGGGAGACACATCGAAACTAGGGTGATGGGCACATTTGGGTACTGTGCTCCAGAATATGTAAAAACAGGCGTGCTCACTACCAAGACCGATGTCTACAGTTTTGGGGTTTTTCTACTTGAGTTAATAACAGGAAAAAGAGCTGTGGATACCTGCAGACCAGTTTGTGAACAAATCCTGGCTTACTGG GCCAAACCCATGCTTCACAATAGGAGGTGCCATGAACTGGTAGACCCTCTTCTTAGAGGTGAATATCCAGATAAAGATTTTTGCCAAGCTGTGGCCGTGGCAGCAATGTGCCTATATGAAGAAGCCTCATCTCGGCCGACTATGAGTGACATTGTTGTCGCATTGGGATTCCTTGCAGAAGTACCTGCAGGCAGTGAAGAGAAGATTAAAACTGTActccaaaacaaaaaggaTGAAGATCCCTCAGTAACTAGTAGCTCTAAGCAAGATCAAAGAGCATCCGATCGTCAACGAGCAGTAGCTGATGCCATCGAGTGGGGTTTTATGAGGCAGAAACAAAAAAGCTCAAATTCAAGAAAGGAAACTCAACATGAGGGCATTATAGCCCCCAATTAA
- the LOC102699590 gene encoding probable serine/threonine-protein kinase PBL7 isoform X2: MDAMPAAVMKKVSTQHGSSLKNSGSDKLPHACSNHKQSSKAAEKTEPPKRISAPAKTQKTFTFRELATATNNFHSDCILGEGGFGRVYRGQLENGQVVAVKQMEHNGVQGNREFIIEVLVLGNMSHPNLVDLIGFCTEGDQRLLVYEYMALGSLADHLLDITPDQEPLSWHTRMKIAHGTAKGLEHLHENTTPSVIYRDLKSPNILLDNDYNPKLSDFGLAKVGPVEGGRHIETRVMGTFGYCAPEYVKTGVLTTKTDVYSFGVFLLELITGKRAVDTCRPVCEQILAYWAKPMLHNRRCHELVDPLLRGEYPDKDFCQAVAVAAMCLYEEASSRPTMSDIVVALGFLAEVPAGSEEKIKTVLQNKKDEDPSVTSSSKQDQRASDRQRAVADAIEWGFMRQKQKSSNSRKETQHEGIIAPN; the protein is encoded by the exons ATGGATGCAATGCCAGCCGCAGTCATGAAGAAAGTCTCGACACAACATGGATCATCCCTCAAGAACTCTG GATCTGACAAGTTGCCACATGCCTGTTCAAACCACAAGCAATCATCTAAAGCAGCAGAAAAAACTGAACCTCCCAAAAGAATTTCAGCTCCTGCGAAAACTCAGAAAACATTTACATTCCGTGAGCTAGCAACAGCCACCAATAACTTCCATTCTGATTGTATTCTGGGAGAGGGGGGCTTTGGAAGGGTCTACAGGGGGCAGCTTGAAAATGGGCAG GTTGTAGCTGTCAAGCAAATGGAGCATAATGGCGTTCAAGGTAACAGGGAGTTCATAATTGAGGTCCTGGTACTCGGGAACATGAGCCACCCAAACCTGGTAGACTTGATTGGCTTTTGCACGGAAGGAGATCAAAGATTACTGGTGTATGAGTACATGGCCCTTGGTTCACTTGCAGACCACTTGCTTG ACATCACTCCAGATCAAGAACCGCTAAGTTGGCATACCAGGATGAAGATAGCACATGGAACTGCTAAGGGGCTTGAACACCTCCATGAGAACACAACTCCGTCTGTCATCTACCGGGATCTCAAGTCCCCCAACATTCTTCTTGACAATGATTACAACCCTAAACTGTCAGACTTTGGTCTTGCAAAGGTAGGCCCTGTTGAGGGAGGGAGACACATCGAAACTAGGGTGATGGGCACATTTGGGTACTGTGCTCCAGAATATGTAAAAACAGGCGTGCTCACTACCAAGACCGATGTCTACAGTTTTGGGGTTTTTCTACTTGAGTTAATAACAGGAAAAAGAGCTGTGGATACCTGCAGACCAGTTTGTGAACAAATCCTGGCTTACTGG GCCAAACCCATGCTTCACAATAGGAGGTGCCATGAACTGGTAGACCCTCTTCTTAGAGGTGAATATCCAGATAAAGATTTTTGCCAAGCTGTGGCCGTGGCAGCAATGTGCCTATATGAAGAAGCCTCATCTCGGCCGACTATGAGTGACATTGTTGTCGCATTGGGATTCCTTGCAGAAGTACCTGCAGGCAGTGAAGAGAAGATTAAAACTGTActccaaaacaaaaaggaTGAAGATCCCTCAGTAACTAGTAGCTCTAAGCAAGATCAAAGAGCATCCGATCGTCAACGAGCAGTAGCTGATGCCATCGAGTGGGGTTTTATGAGGCAGAAACAAAAAAGCTCAAATTCAAGAAAGGAAACTCAACATGAGGGCATTATAGCCCCCAATTAA
- the LOC102701913 gene encoding probable serine/threonine-protein kinase PBL25, with protein sequence MSCFSCFKPDKKNASKRMEARQVTVVKKASTQHGASLENSESVKLPRFSSDQKQSPGAAANTEPPNGSPVIAKTGKKFMFRELATATNNFRSDRLLGEGGFGRVYKGQLENGQPVAVKRLDLNGFQGHKEFLVEVMMLSLLNHPNLVSLVGYCSDGDQRLLVYEYMALGSLADHLLDNIPDQVPLSWHIRMKIAHGTAKGLEYLHEKANPPVIYRDLKSPNILLDNEYNPKLSDFGLAKLGLVGGKAHISTRVMGTFGYCAPEYVKTRELTTKTDVYSFGVFLLELITGRRAVDSSRPECEQILVKWAQPMLKDRRYHELVDPLLRGDYPKGDLDQAVAVASMCLQDEPSVRPYMSDTVAALGFLAEVPTGYQEKINTVPQNKQDKDPSVTGNTKQEKTAFDRQRAVAEAIEWGAMRQKQKAQVQEKKNHLQL encoded by the exons ATGAGCTGCTTTTCATGCTTCAAGCCAGACAAGAAGAACGCGTCAAAGAGGATGGAGGCAAGGCAGGTCACAGTTGTGAAGAAGGCATCAACACAACATGGAGCATCTCTCGAGAATTCTG AATCAGTCAAGTTGCCACGTTTCTCATCAGACCAAAAGCAATCACCTGGAGCAGCAGCAAATACTGAACCACCCAATGGAAGTCCAGTTATTGCCAAAActggaaaaaaattcatgttcCGTGAGCTAGCGACAGCAACCAATAACTTCCGTTCTGACCGTCTTCTGGGAGAGGGGGGCTTCGGCAGGGTTTACAAGGGCCAGCTTGAAAATGGGCAG CCTGTAGCTGTCAAGCGATTGGACCTTAATGGATTTCAAGGTCACAAAGAGTTCCTAGTTGAGGTCATGATGCTCAGCCTCTTAAACCATCCAAACCTGGTCAGTTTGGTTGGCTATTGCTCAGATGGAGATCAAAGATTACTGGTGTATGAGTACATGGCCCTTGGCTCGCTTGCAGACCACTTGCTAG ACAACATCCCGGATCAAGTACCACTAAGCTGGCATATCAGGATGAAGATAGCCCATGGAACTGCTAAGGGGCTTGAATACCTCCATGAGAAGGCGAATCCGCCTGTCATCTACCGGGATCTCAAATCCCCCAACATCCTTCTTGATAATGAGTACAATCCTAAGTTGTCAGACTTTGGGCTTGCAAAGCTAGGTCTTGTTGGGGGAAAGGCACATATCTCAACTCGGGTGATGGGCACATTTGGATACTGTGCTCCAGAATATGTAAAAACACGCGAGCTAACTACCAAGACTGATGTCTACAGCTTTGGGGTTTTTCTACTTGAGTTGATCACAGGAAGAAGAGCTGTAGATTCGTCCAGACCAGAATGTGAACAAATACTGGTTAAATGG GCCCAACCCATGCTCAAAGATAGGAGGTACCATGAGCTGGTGGACCCACTTCTTAGAGGTGACTACCCAAAGGGAGATTTGGACCAGGCTGTGGCCGTGGCATCAATGTGCCTACAAGATGAACCCTCAGTTCGGCCATACATGAGTGACACTGTTGCCGCATTGGGATTCCTTGCAGAAGTACCCACAGGCTATCAAGAAAAGATTAACACTGTACCCCAAAACAAACAGGATAAAGATCCCTCGGTTACTGGTAACACTAAGCAAGAGAAAACAGCATTTGATCGTCAACGAGCAGTTGCCGAGGCCATTGAATGGGGCGCCATGAGGCAAAAACAGAAAGCTCAAGttcaagagaagaaaaatcacTTACAATTGTAG